A genome region from Pseudomonadota bacterium includes the following:
- a CDS encoding glutaredoxin family protein codes for MTKPFARLLTLAVLAAAACGEAASGAGAPAAPAQTLPSVNDARNDLVLSWYGDGGPEVASKVAEVPVEARREVRVQDPSIPPEERDASLVFVADLTRANPDGSYPVRAVPRADYEKRRSKLKPQDPPKPTVGPTETGGAKVVMYATKTCPVCKNARRWLLDQGIPYVEKDLEVDEAAAAELAAKGKAQGVPTSGVPIFEIRGRLLPGFDPGAIKSALSGAVPTPPAAPAPAPAPQRIPLQPVPQATI; via the coding sequence ATGACGAAGCCGTTCGCACGCCTCCTCACCCTCGCTGTCCTCGCCGCCGCAGCGTGCGGCGAAGCGGCCTCCGGCGCAGGCGCTCCGGCCGCTCCCGCGCAGACCCTGCCCTCCGTGAACGACGCGCGGAACGACCTCGTGCTGAGCTGGTACGGGGACGGGGGGCCCGAGGTGGCGTCCAAGGTCGCCGAGGTGCCGGTGGAGGCGCGCCGCGAGGTCCGCGTGCAGGACCCGTCGATCCCGCCCGAGGAGCGCGATGCGTCCCTCGTCTTCGTGGCGGATCTGACGCGGGCGAACCCCGACGGCTCGTACCCGGTCCGCGCCGTGCCGCGGGCGGACTACGAGAAGCGACGGTCGAAGCTGAAGCCGCAAGATCCGCCGAAGCCGACCGTCGGCCCGACGGAGACGGGCGGTGCGAAGGTCGTCATGTACGCGACCAAGACCTGCCCGGTTTGCAAGAACGCGCGGCGCTGGCTCCTCGACCAGGGGATCCCGTACGTCGAGAAGGACCTCGAGGTGGACGAGGCGGCTGCGGCCGAGCTCGCCGCGAAGGGGAAGGCGCAGGGCGTGCCGACCTCGGGCGTGCCGATCTTCGAGATCCGCGGCCGGCTCCTCCCGGGGTTCGACCCGGGCGCGATCAAGTCGGCGCTCTCGGGCGCGGTCCCGACGCCGCCCGCCGCCCCCGCCCCGGCTCCGGCCCCGCAGAGGATCCCGCTGCAACCGGTCCCGCAAGCGACGATCTGA
- a CDS encoding Stp1/IreP family PP2C-type Ser/Thr phosphatase, with product MEDTRATDNVHFWAATDVGRVRDHNEDNFLVDKNVNLFVVADGMGGHAAGEVASGIAVTQMRDVVRQNKDLIEAYREGSQIASARDVLSLLEHAVQKACAEIHELAEREPEKRGMGTTLSSLMIIKNRGFIAHVGDSRIYLLRGGRVVQLTEDHSLINELIKRGKLAAADAENSPYKNAVTRAVGVYESVEADTIDFEVLPGDQFLLASDGLTGYLKDEEIPPILGDKEDIKEIPAAFIELANGRGGKDNITTIVIRLIDSEGKAIELNREINLKIDTIRKMPIFKFLTYKELVRILNITIVREAAPGERIITEGEDGDELFIVLSGKVKVHKGDTAIVSLGAGDHFGEMALIDKAPRSASVSAEIKTSLLQISRAEFFNIIRKEPRMATKLLWSFLQVISDRLRTTSTQLSGAKDESIEDLTEELFDIEPMDEE from the coding sequence ATGGAAGACACACGCGCCACGGACAACGTCCACTTCTGGGCCGCGACCGACGTCGGCAGGGTCCGGGACCACAACGAGGACAACTTCCTCGTCGACAAGAACGTCAACCTGTTCGTCGTCGCGGACGGCATGGGCGGCCACGCCGCCGGCGAGGTGGCCTCCGGCATCGCCGTCACGCAGATGCGCGACGTGGTGCGGCAGAACAAGGACCTCATCGAGGCGTACCGCGAGGGCTCGCAGATCGCCTCGGCCCGCGACGTCCTGAGCCTCCTCGAGCACGCGGTGCAGAAGGCGTGCGCGGAGATCCACGAGCTCGCGGAGCGGGAGCCCGAGAAGCGCGGCATGGGCACCACGCTCTCGTCGCTGATGATCATCAAGAACCGCGGCTTCATCGCCCACGTCGGCGACAGCCGCATCTACCTGCTCCGCGGCGGCCGCGTCGTGCAGCTCACCGAGGATCACTCCCTCATCAACGAGCTCATCAAGCGCGGCAAGCTCGCCGCCGCCGACGCCGAGAACTCGCCGTACAAGAACGCCGTCACCCGCGCGGTCGGCGTGTACGAGAGCGTCGAGGCCGACACGATCGACTTCGAGGTGCTCCCCGGCGACCAGTTCCTGCTCGCGTCGGACGGCCTCACCGGCTACCTGAAGGACGAGGAGATCCCGCCGATCCTGGGCGACAAGGAGGACATCAAGGAGATCCCGGCCGCCTTCATCGAGCTCGCGAACGGGCGCGGCGGCAAGGACAACATCACCACGATCGTCATCCGCCTCATCGACTCCGAGGGCAAGGCGATCGAGCTGAACCGCGAGATCAACCTGAAGATCGACACCATCCGCAAGATGCCGATCTTCAAGTTCCTCACGTACAAGGAGCTCGTCCGCATCCTGAACATCACGATCGTCCGCGAGGCCGCCCCGGGCGAGCGGATCATCACCGAGGGCGAGGACGGCGACGAGCTGTTCATCGTGCTGAGCGGCAAGGTGAAGGTCCACAAGGGCGACACCGCGATCGTCTCGCTCGGCGCGGGCGATCACTTCGGCGAGATGGCGCTCATCGACAAGGCGCCGCGCTCGGCGAGCGTCAGCGCCGAGATCAAGACCAGCCTCTTGCAGATCTCCCGCGCGGAGTTCTTCAACATCATCCGCAAGGAGCCGCGCATGGCGACCAAGCTCCTGTGGAGCTTCCTGCAGGTGATCTCCGACCGGCTGCGCACCACGAGCACCCAGCTGTCCGGCGCCAAGGACGAGTCGATCGAGGACCTCACCGAGGAGCTGTTCGACATCGAGCCGATGGACGAGGAGTAG
- a CDS encoding DUF3782 domain-containing protein, whose amino-acid sequence MEPETTMEDLRTVMRELAEQSKDTDRRLNELGKQIGGLGNRLGEFVEGVVRPGLVRLFRESGIDVRETHRDLESERNGKKAQIDLLVVNNTDVVVVEVKSKLSQRDVEEHLERIALFKELFPRYADARVYGAMAAMVVPEKQAAFAEGAGLFVIGQAGDDAVLLNSPGFNPKAW is encoded by the coding sequence ATGGAACCCGAAACCACCATGGAAGACCTGCGGACGGTCATGCGCGAGCTGGCGGAGCAGTCGAAAGACACCGATCGCAGGCTCAACGAGCTCGGCAAGCAGATCGGCGGCCTCGGCAACCGCCTCGGCGAGTTCGTCGAGGGTGTCGTGCGGCCCGGTCTCGTGCGCCTGTTCCGGGAGAGCGGAATCGACGTCCGCGAGACGCACCGGGATCTCGAGTCCGAGCGCAACGGGAAGAAGGCGCAGATCGACCTGCTCGTCGTCAACAACACCGATGTCGTGGTGGTCGAGGTCAAGTCGAAGCTGTCCCAGCGCGACGTCGAGGAACACCTCGAGCGGATCGCCCTCTTCAAGGAGCTGTTCCCTCGCTACGCGGACGCGCGGGTCTACGGCGCCATGGCCGCGATGGTCGTGCCCGAGAAGCAGGCCGCCTTCGCCGAGGGTGCCGGTCTCTTCGTCATCGGCCAGGCGGGCGACGACGCGGTGCTGCTCAACTCTCCCGGGTTCAATCCGAAGGCTTGGTAG
- a CDS encoding penicillin-insensitive murein endopeptidase, with protein MISRCGRLAAPLLAASLLAGCVPWGSSVGTVADGMLRRAVQLPGEGPHHRCYHRAEMRFGTRELVGLVERSAARVAAEAPGAVLYVGDLSAERGGPARGHSSHQAGRDVDLAYFVAEPSGRALRGRPVTRFDRFGVGFAKDPGGVLRLDAARNWSLVEALLGDEEARVQWIFASDGVKALLLRWALDHDRDAEALERAASVIRRPGDSAPHDDHFHVRIYCPRSAGRACVDIGPVWPWVEGTGA; from the coding sequence GTGATCTCGCGCTGCGGCAGGCTGGCGGCGCCGCTCCTCGCCGCGTCGCTCCTCGCGGGGTGCGTGCCCTGGGGCTCGTCCGTCGGCACGGTCGCGGACGGGATGCTCAGGCGCGCGGTGCAGCTCCCGGGGGAAGGCCCGCACCACCGCTGCTACCACCGGGCCGAGATGCGCTTCGGCACGAGGGAGCTCGTCGGGCTCGTCGAGCGCTCGGCCGCGCGCGTGGCCGCCGAGGCGCCGGGCGCGGTGCTGTACGTCGGCGATCTCAGCGCGGAGCGGGGCGGGCCGGCGCGGGGCCACAGCTCGCACCAGGCCGGCCGCGACGTCGATCTCGCGTACTTCGTCGCCGAGCCGTCCGGGCGGGCGCTCCGCGGGCGCCCGGTCACGCGGTTCGACAGGTTCGGCGTCGGGTTCGCGAAGGATCCGGGCGGCGTCCTCCGGCTCGACGCGGCGCGCAACTGGTCGCTCGTCGAGGCGCTGCTCGGCGACGAGGAGGCGCGGGTCCAGTGGATCTTCGCGAGCGACGGCGTCAAGGCGCTCCTCCTGCGCTGGGCGCTCGACCACGATCGCGACGCCGAGGCTTTGGAGCGCGCGGCGAGCGTGATCCGGCGCCCCGGCGACAGCGCGCCGCACGACGACCACTTCCACGTGCGGATCTACTGCCCGCGCTCGGCGGGCCGGGCGTGCGTCGACATCGGACCGGTCTGGCCGTGGGTGGAGGGCACCGGAGCGTAG